The following is a genomic window from Paenibacillus sp. FSL R5-0766.
GTTATACTGGAATATATCAATAATTACCAATTTATATGTTTTATGTAGATCTAGAGAGGGGATTGGGATGATTAAACGAATCAAGATGATTATGGGTATCGCCATGATTATTGTTTTTTTAGCTATTGCAGTGCGTATGTATACCTCTGGTCAATATACTATGTATATCCCCAGCAAACATACGACGTTTCGAGCAGAGGTTACCGATAATATGACGATGCTGGATACATTGGATCGACTGACGATTAGGAAAATTTCCGACAATGAACCGTATAATGAAGATGATGAAATAACGATTACAGATCCCAAAGAGATTAGAGACATGCTGAAGCTATTAAAGGATGTTGATCTTAAAAGAGTACGGGAATTCGACGTTTCCGAAAGGAATCCACATTACTATGAGTGGCGACTCATCATTAATAAAGAAGGCCGCTTTACCAATGGATTTGAACTGACGTTCTATAATGAAAAGTCTATCTCCATTTACAATGAGGCGAAAACGAGAGACGAACTTGAAGACTACGAGATTACCAATGAGTTTAATCTGAATGAGATGGACCGCCTTTTTGAAAAGCTGAAGGAGGAGCAAACATGACCATCATATCCAACTATTATGTACGCCCTATTGAAGAACAGGATATCCCTTTCCTGTGGGAGATGTTATATGCATCCCTGCATAGAAGAGAAGGTGATGAACCTTTTCCAATCGAAAGTATTCATACTCCCGGACTGTCCAAATACGTTGAAGACTGGGGAAGAGAAGGGGATTTCGGGTATGTTGCAGTTGACCAGCAGGGCAAGAGACTAGGTTCAATAACATTACGATTCTATACGGATCAGAATGCGGGATACGGTTATGTGAATGCAGCTACGCCAGAGATGGGGATGGCTGTAACGGAAGATGCACGTGGAAAAGGAATAGGTACCTTGCTGCTTCAGTTCGCATTAGATGAGGTTGAACGGCGGGGAATTGAAGCAGTCTCGCTCAGCGTTGACCCGGATAACCAAGCGATTCGCTTATATAAGCGGTTAGGATTCGTGGAGGAGTCCCTAAATGGTACATCGGTAACGATGGTGCGTGTAAGTAAACTTGAATCTTAAATGATGAGCGTTCGAATCACTGGCAAAACTGAGTAAACCAAGTGGAACTGCAAAAGAAGAGGCGTTTCCTCATGGGAACGCCTCTTTCTGTGTGCCATGTAC
Proteins encoded in this region:
- a CDS encoding GNAT family N-acetyltransferase translates to MTIISNYYVRPIEEQDIPFLWEMLYASLHRREGDEPFPIESIHTPGLSKYVEDWGREGDFGYVAVDQQGKRLGSITLRFYTDQNAGYGYVNAATPEMGMAVTEDARGKGIGTLLLQFALDEVERRGIEAVSLSVDPDNQAIRLYKRLGFVEESLNGTSVTMVRVSKLES